The Amycolatopsis sp. DG1A-15b genome window below encodes:
- a CDS encoding ESX secretion-associated protein EspG, with amino-acid sequence MLDRQVTITTGTLINLIRRRGGEPHTVLSETPTWYSDEAQRAEDERTNAELAKAGLFGPRGMHPGFVATIEAIARPQLEYYGWVDGGFQGKPVSYRLLAGSAGGEAFVLAKHEELDVVVLESSRPGELLDDFLGQIPKLAPGRGTPIAVPKSQIEGTARGDDGGFAVLRNDRPAEGSQEVEELRRILALRRMGSGSLYVAARSRTGARHRIEHPVNYIDTSEGRWLTEEIPGRGENRIAFTPADQRVLADRLRSAQGRLTAA; translated from the coding sequence GTGCTGGACAGGCAGGTCACCATCACGACCGGCACCCTGATCAACCTGATCCGGCGCCGGGGCGGCGAGCCGCACACGGTGCTGTCCGAGACACCGACCTGGTACAGCGACGAGGCCCAGCGCGCCGAAGACGAGCGGACCAACGCCGAGCTCGCCAAGGCCGGGCTGTTCGGCCCGCGCGGCATGCACCCGGGGTTCGTCGCGACGATCGAAGCGATCGCCCGGCCGCAGCTGGAGTACTACGGCTGGGTCGACGGCGGGTTCCAGGGCAAGCCGGTGAGCTACCGGCTGCTCGCCGGCAGCGCGGGAGGCGAGGCGTTCGTGCTGGCCAAGCACGAGGAGCTGGACGTCGTCGTGCTGGAGTCGTCCAGGCCGGGCGAGCTGCTCGACGACTTCCTCGGCCAGATCCCGAAGCTGGCACCGGGCCGCGGAACCCCGATCGCCGTGCCGAAGAGCCAGATCGAGGGGACCGCCCGCGGCGACGACGGTGGGTTCGCGGTGCTCCGCAACGACCGCCCGGCCGAGGGTTCGCAGGAGGTCGAAGAGCTTCGCCGGATCCTCGCGCTGCGCCGGATGGGGAGCGGCAGCCTCTACGTCGCAGCCCGTAGCCGCACCGGCGCGCGGCACCGGATCGAACACCCGGTGAACTACATCGATACGTCGGAAGGCCGGTGGCTGACCGAGGAGATTCCGGGACGGGGCGAGAACCGGATCGCCTTCACCCCGGCCGACCAGCGCGTTCTCGCCGACCGGTTACGCAGCGCACAGGGCCGGCTCACCGCGGCCTGA
- the dnaB gene encoding replicative DNA helicase: MALTDDRSPMYAESDPGPSDPGPGGGAFDRQPPQDIAAEQSVLGGMLLSKDAVADVIEALGPDDFYKPAHQAIYDCILDLYGRGEPADPITISAELERRGELGRVGGAPYLHTLIATVPTAANAGYYAEIVSEKAVLRRLVEAGTRIVQYGYGAAAADGANIDEVVDRAQAAIYDVTERRTSEDYVALEELLQPTMDEIDAIASRGGQSQGIPTGFTDFDELTNGLHPGQMIIVAARPGVGKSTLGLDFARSASIRHGLTSVIFSLEMSRTEIVMRMLSAEAKIRLADMRGGKMSDDDWTRLARRMSEVSEAPLFVDDSPNMTMMEIRAKARRLKQRNDLKLVVLDYLQLMTSGKRVESRQQEVSEFSRQMKLLAKEIEVPVIAISQLNRGPEQRTDKRPMLSDLRESGSLEQDADLVILVNRPDAWERDDPRAGEADLIIAKHRAGPTATITVAHQLHYSRFVDLSHD; encoded by the coding sequence GTGGCGCTGACCGACGACCGCAGTCCGATGTACGCGGAGTCCGACCCGGGCCCGAGCGATCCCGGTCCCGGCGGTGGCGCGTTCGACCGCCAGCCGCCGCAGGACATCGCGGCCGAGCAGTCCGTGCTCGGCGGGATGCTGCTGTCCAAGGACGCGGTCGCCGACGTCATCGAGGCGCTCGGCCCCGACGACTTCTACAAGCCCGCGCACCAGGCGATCTACGACTGCATCCTCGACCTCTACGGCCGCGGCGAGCCCGCCGACCCGATCACCATCTCGGCGGAGCTGGAGCGGCGCGGGGAGCTGGGCCGCGTCGGCGGCGCGCCGTACCTGCACACGCTGATCGCGACGGTGCCGACGGCGGCGAACGCCGGCTACTACGCGGAGATCGTCTCGGAGAAGGCGGTGCTGCGCCGCCTGGTCGAGGCGGGCACCCGGATCGTGCAGTACGGCTACGGCGCGGCCGCGGCCGACGGCGCGAACATCGACGAGGTGGTCGACCGCGCGCAGGCCGCGATCTACGACGTCACCGAGCGCCGGACCAGCGAGGACTACGTCGCGCTGGAAGAGCTGCTGCAGCCGACGATGGACGAGATCGACGCGATCGCCTCGCGCGGCGGCCAGTCGCAGGGCATCCCGACCGGGTTCACCGACTTCGACGAGCTGACCAACGGGCTGCACCCGGGTCAGATGATCATCGTCGCCGCCCGTCCCGGTGTCGGCAAGTCGACACTGGGCCTGGACTTCGCGCGCTCGGCGTCGATCCGGCACGGCCTGACCAGCGTCATCTTCTCGCTGGAAATGAGCCGGACCGAGATCGTCATGCGCATGCTGTCGGCCGAGGCCAAGATCCGCCTCGCCGACATGCGCGGCGGCAAGATGTCCGACGACGACTGGACGCGGCTGGCCCGGCGGATGAGTGAGGTTTCCGAAGCGCCGCTGTTCGTCGACGACTCGCCGAACATGACGATGATGGAGATCCGCGCGAAGGCGCGCCGGTTGAAGCAGCGCAACGACCTGAAGCTCGTCGTCCTCGACTACCTCCAGCTGATGACGTCCGGCAAGCGCGTCGAGTCGCGGCAGCAGGAAGTCTCGGAGTTCTCGCGGCAGATGAAGCTGCTGGCGAAGGAGATCGAGGTCCCGGTGATCGCGATCAGCCAGCTGAACCGTGGTCCGGAGCAGCGGACGGACAAGCGCCCGATGCTGTCCGACCTGCGTGAGTCCGGCTCACTGGAGCAGGACGCCGACCTCGTCATCCTGGTCAACCGCCCGGACGCCTGGGAGCGGGACGACCCGCGCGCGGGTGAGGCGGACCTGATCATCGCGAAGCACCGCGCCGGCCCGACGGCGACGATCACCGTCGCCCACCAGCTGCACTACAGCCGCTTCGTCGACCTTTCGCACGACTAA
- a CDS encoding MarR family winged helix-turn-helix transcriptional regulator: MTDAVADVERAMIAIRRSQQRRALSRIGKARGRGAHDPVFELLDVVEELAERGEPSTVTALSAAMGVDQPRASRLVARAVEQGLLRREADQRDGRRAVLVPTEAGQAHLDELHAFRRGVFAEVMADWPEEDRETFGRLLTAFVRGYGALG; the protein is encoded by the coding sequence ATGACCGACGCCGTGGCCGACGTCGAGCGCGCCATGATCGCGATCCGCCGCAGCCAGCAGCGGCGAGCTCTCAGCCGGATCGGCAAGGCGAGAGGCCGCGGCGCGCACGACCCGGTGTTCGAGCTGCTCGACGTCGTCGAAGAGCTCGCCGAACGCGGGGAGCCCAGTACGGTGACGGCCTTGAGCGCGGCGATGGGCGTCGACCAGCCACGCGCCAGCAGGCTCGTGGCGCGCGCGGTCGAGCAGGGCTTGCTTCGCCGCGAAGCCGATCAGCGCGACGGACGGCGTGCAGTGCTCGTGCCGACCGAAGCCGGCCAGGCGCACCTCGACGAGCTGCACGCCTTCCGCCGCGGGGTGTTCGCGGAGGTCATGGCGGACTGGCCGGAGGAGGACCGCGAGACGTTCGGCCGGCTCCTCACGGCTTTCGTCCGCGGGTACGGCGCCCTCGGTTAG
- a CDS encoding MarR family winged helix-turn-helix transcriptional regulator, translating to MKPLGWWLRHLHELLESSMAQSLDAESLTRRHWQVLNTIALGARTPEQVDTAMAPFVTGEGSMAPKVADLRARGWVGEDGTLTADGREAHARVEERIKEFRAKAVEGISDDDYRTTLRTLERCAANLEAA from the coding sequence ATGAAACCCCTCGGCTGGTGGCTTCGCCACCTCCACGAGCTTCTCGAATCCTCCATGGCCCAGTCCCTCGACGCGGAGTCACTGACTCGCCGGCACTGGCAGGTACTCAACACGATCGCCCTCGGCGCCCGCACGCCGGAGCAGGTCGACACGGCGATGGCGCCGTTCGTCACCGGCGAGGGTTCGATGGCACCGAAGGTGGCCGACCTGCGCGCCCGCGGCTGGGTCGGCGAGGACGGCACCTTGACCGCCGACGGCCGCGAAGCCCACGCCCGCGTCGAAGAGCGCATCAAGGAGTTCCGCGCGAAAGCCGTCGAGGGCATCAGCGACGACGACTACCGCACCACGCTGCGAACACTGGAACGGTGCGCCGCGAACCTCGAAGCCGCCTGA
- a CDS encoding class III extradiol ring-cleavage dioxygenase — MTRTPVLYLSHGAPPLADDTTWTRQLAGWSADLPKPRAILVVSAHWEEAPLTIGATTTVPLVYDFWGFPERYYQVKYAAPGAPELAAKVRKLLRSTETPVHDAPERGLDHGAYVPLVEMYPDADIPVLQVSMPSLDPRELFDLGRKLAPLRDEGVLIIGSGFFTHNLSGMARATDGTPPAWSAEFDHWGAEVLRSGDVDTLLDFRHKAPAATLAHPRIEHFAPLFVSLGATSDEGSGRTVIDGFWHGLAKRSLQFS, encoded by the coding sequence ATGACCCGCACCCCGGTTCTCTACCTCAGCCACGGCGCCCCGCCGCTCGCCGACGACACGACGTGGACCCGCCAGCTCGCCGGCTGGTCCGCCGACCTCCCGAAGCCCCGCGCGATCCTGGTCGTGTCGGCGCACTGGGAGGAAGCGCCGCTGACCATCGGGGCGACGACGACCGTGCCGCTCGTGTACGACTTCTGGGGCTTCCCCGAGCGCTACTACCAGGTGAAGTACGCGGCTCCCGGCGCGCCGGAGCTGGCGGCGAAGGTCCGGAAGCTGCTTCGCTCGACGGAGACACCAGTGCACGACGCCCCGGAGCGCGGCCTCGACCACGGCGCCTACGTGCCGTTGGTCGAGATGTACCCGGACGCCGACATCCCGGTGCTGCAGGTCTCGATGCCTTCGCTCGACCCGCGGGAGCTGTTCGACCTCGGCCGCAAGCTCGCGCCGTTGCGCGACGAAGGCGTGCTGATCATCGGCAGCGGCTTCTTCACCCACAACCTGAGCGGCATGGCCCGGGCCACCGATGGGACGCCGCCGGCGTGGTCGGCCGAGTTCGACCACTGGGGTGCCGAGGTCCTGCGCAGCGGTGACGTCGACACGCTGCTGGACTTCCGGCACAAGGCGCCGGCGGCGACGCTCGCGCACCCGCGGATCGAGCACTTCGCGCCGCTGTTCGTCTCCCTCGGCGCCACCTCGGACGAGGGGTCCGGCCGCACGGTGATCGACGGCTTCTGGCACGGCCTGGCGAAGCGTTCGCTCCAGTTCTCCTGA
- a CDS encoding PE-PGRS family protein, whose protein sequence is MQTWAKRGLQTAFVTGGLLMLGTGIASADENVNPDTPASPLDLNVTAPIQEANNAVGIPFGQLDLPAGQTELSTKPATKAASEAAKQFNEASPISESTLGGKFTPSHNNLKGNKVTGDLVVPIQIVDNAIGVIGDANVAGTDHSQTWSHDQDVKTTGRDSSIAGNAVVLDWALPVQIAGNGGGVAGGTGRVIGGSASQSTTETGDVATNGDGSSLSGNVVAGQFATPVQVTGNAASYLLGNGQSHGYSADTVAASGGSLLSSGNRASGSGNVVGAPIALPVKFNCNSGAVWGSLSNSDGCNTSADAVAGADRMVRGGSPTYLATSGNDSFLSGNAGAAALSPIANVAGVAGSWIGNASAGLPEAGSSSSSADSGGLVTTAGDNSSGSGNVLNPAIALPVEAFGIGGTYIGQANAVHDNTTDADAGDGSYTRGNGAVLGGNTVNTQAAGAPEVFGIGGSHIGNATGAATEDKKVTAGGYDGTLGNNSSGSGNLVQVPVALPAEVFGIGGSFIGQGSGAADETKVVHGGGGGNTDDDNGFLSSNLGAVPLSTPVQAANIGGALIGQGHGKGSTDTTSIAGGDLKAAGPAGAAAGNIIEAPVALPVQAMGVGGALAGIGTGENDNITDAKAGGNALTDGRDGALTGNIVKAPIAGAGTVFSDGIAAAALGTGAGTNDVASQAGGNATTNGNRGSVAGNIVGVDPLAVAQVFGDAVSVAGVAKSAGINMTEVENAGDDTTSGVEGAISGNILDLPVTAIAQLFGDAVTVGGVAHALGENTLTTENGGKSVTAGDQSSLSGLNLYHAFALPVQIFGVPLELLGVANAYATDATSIDDETADPIAFPAEGSELAADELPSLAAFRSGLPTQGGLPSVDGLSGKLPIAGLLGGLPSVDGLTGLLQTSNLSTQGLPTQGLPVRALPAVAALAGNLPAAGLPTQGLPALPVAAPLTIERADVPPVTSPLSGASGLAHLPAPALPTASALPVNGLSSLGSLGGHGTERADVPAAGLPVALPVNGLSSLGSLGGHGTERADVPAAGLPVALPALGGVPALPKSALPKPALPALPTALPTVNGLSSLSSLAGHGTERADVPATGLPVAAPALPVALPTALPTALPAVPAVPALPAVPALPVNAKLPVLDSTPQVPAMSGLDSTGFLAKLMGLVKRK, encoded by the coding sequence ATGCAGACGTGGGCAAAGCGCGGACTCCAGACCGCATTTGTCACGGGTGGGTTGCTGATGCTGGGCACCGGCATCGCCTCGGCTGACGAAAACGTCAACCCTGACACCCCTGCCTCACCGCTCGACCTGAACGTCACGGCTCCGATCCAGGAAGCCAACAACGCGGTCGGTATCCCCTTCGGCCAGCTGGACCTGCCCGCCGGGCAGACGGAGCTGAGCACCAAGCCGGCCACCAAGGCCGCGAGCGAGGCTGCGAAGCAGTTCAACGAAGCCAGCCCGATCAGCGAAAGCACCCTGGGCGGCAAGTTCACCCCGAGCCACAACAACCTCAAGGGCAACAAGGTCACGGGCGACCTCGTCGTCCCGATCCAGATCGTCGACAACGCGATCGGCGTGATCGGCGACGCGAACGTCGCGGGCACCGACCACTCGCAGACCTGGAGCCACGACCAGGACGTCAAGACGACGGGCCGGGACTCCAGCATCGCGGGCAACGCCGTGGTCCTCGACTGGGCGCTTCCCGTCCAGATCGCCGGGAACGGCGGCGGCGTCGCAGGCGGCACCGGCCGCGTGATCGGTGGGTCGGCCAGCCAGAGCACCACCGAGACCGGGGACGTCGCCACCAACGGCGACGGCTCCTCGCTCTCCGGCAACGTGGTGGCGGGCCAGTTCGCCACCCCGGTGCAGGTGACCGGCAACGCCGCGTCCTACCTGCTCGGCAACGGGCAGAGCCACGGCTACTCCGCCGACACCGTCGCCGCATCCGGCGGCTCGCTGCTGAGCTCCGGCAACCGGGCCTCCGGGTCGGGCAACGTGGTCGGTGCGCCGATCGCCCTGCCGGTCAAGTTCAACTGCAACTCCGGTGCGGTGTGGGGCTCGCTGTCGAACTCCGACGGCTGCAACACCTCCGCCGACGCCGTGGCCGGGGCCGACCGCATGGTCCGCGGCGGCTCCCCGACCTACCTCGCGACCAGCGGCAACGACTCGTTCCTGTCCGGCAACGCCGGGGCGGCCGCGCTGTCCCCGATCGCGAACGTCGCGGGTGTCGCGGGCTCGTGGATCGGCAACGCCTCGGCGGGACTTCCCGAAGCCGGCAGCTCCTCCAGCTCTGCCGACTCGGGTGGCTTGGTCACGACCGCCGGTGACAACTCAAGCGGGTCGGGCAACGTCCTGAACCCGGCGATCGCGCTGCCGGTCGAGGCCTTCGGCATCGGTGGCACCTACATCGGCCAGGCGAACGCCGTGCACGACAACACGACCGACGCCGACGCGGGCGACGGCAGCTACACCCGGGGCAACGGCGCCGTCCTCGGCGGCAACACCGTCAACACCCAGGCCGCGGGCGCGCCCGAGGTCTTCGGTATCGGCGGCAGCCACATCGGCAACGCGACCGGCGCGGCGACCGAGGACAAGAAGGTCACCGCCGGCGGGTACGACGGCACGCTGGGCAACAACTCGTCCGGTTCGGGCAACCTCGTCCAGGTGCCGGTCGCCCTGCCCGCCGAGGTCTTCGGCATCGGTGGTTCGTTCATCGGCCAGGGCTCCGGCGCGGCCGACGAGACCAAGGTCGTCCACGGCGGCGGCGGTGGCAACACCGACGACGACAACGGCTTCCTGAGCTCCAACCTGGGCGCGGTTCCGCTGTCGACCCCGGTGCAGGCCGCCAACATCGGTGGCGCCCTCATCGGCCAGGGCCACGGCAAGGGCTCGACCGACACGACGTCGATCGCGGGCGGCGACCTCAAGGCGGCCGGCCCGGCCGGCGCCGCCGCGGGCAACATCATCGAGGCCCCGGTCGCGCTGCCCGTGCAGGCGATGGGCGTCGGTGGCGCGCTCGCCGGCATCGGCACCGGTGAGAACGACAACATCACCGACGCGAAGGCGGGCGGCAACGCCCTGACCGACGGCCGCGACGGTGCGCTGACCGGCAACATCGTGAAGGCCCCGATCGCGGGCGCCGGCACGGTCTTCAGCGACGGGATCGCGGCGGCCGCCCTGGGCACCGGCGCGGGCACCAACGACGTCGCGTCGCAGGCGGGCGGCAACGCCACCACCAACGGCAACCGCGGCAGCGTGGCCGGCAACATCGTCGGCGTGGACCCGCTGGCGGTGGCGCAGGTCTTCGGTGACGCCGTCAGCGTGGCGGGTGTCGCCAAGAGCGCCGGCATCAACATGACCGAGGTCGAGAACGCGGGCGACGACACCACCTCCGGTGTCGAAGGCGCGATCTCGGGCAACATCCTCGACCTGCCGGTGACCGCGATCGCGCAGCTGTTCGGCGACGCGGTGACCGTGGGCGGCGTGGCGCACGCCCTCGGCGAGAACACGCTGACCACGGAGAACGGCGGCAAGTCCGTCACCGCGGGCGACCAGTCCAGCCTGTCGGGCCTCAACCTGTACCACGCGTTCGCGCTCCCGGTGCAGATCTTCGGCGTGCCCCTCGAGCTGCTCGGGGTCGCCAACGCCTACGCGACGGACGCGACGAGCATCGACGACGAGACCGCGGACCCCATCGCGTTCCCGGCCGAGGGCTCGGAGCTGGCGGCCGACGAGCTGCCGTCGCTGGCCGCGTTCCGCAGCGGCCTGCCCACCCAGGGCGGCCTGCCGTCGGTGGACGGCCTGTCCGGCAAGCTGCCGATCGCCGGCCTGCTCGGCGGACTGCCGTCGGTCGACGGGCTGACCGGCCTGCTGCAGACGAGCAACCTGTCCACCCAGGGCCTGCCCACCCAGGGTCTGCCCGTGCGGGCGCTGCCCGCGGTGGCCGCGCTCGCCGGCAACCTGCCGGCCGCCGGGCTGCCCACCCAGGGCCTGCCCGCGCTGCCGGTCGCGGCTCCGCTGACCATCGAGCGCGCCGACGTGCCGCCGGTGACCAGCCCGCTGTCGGGTGCCTCGGGTCTGGCGCACCTGCCGGCTCCGGCGCTGCCGACCGCTTCGGCGCTGCCGGTGAACGGCCTGTCGTCGCTGGGCTCCCTCGGGGGCCACGGCACCGAGCGTGCGGACGTGCCGGCTGCCGGCCTGCCCGTGGCGCTGCCGGTGAACGGTCTGTCGTCGCTGGGTTCCCTCGGGGGCCACGGCACCGAGCGTGCGGACGTGCCGGCTGCCGGTCTGCCCGTGGCGCTGCCGGCCCTCGGTGGCGTTCCGGCGCTGCCGAAGTCGGCCCTGCCGAAGCCGGCCCTGCCGGCGCTGCCCACCGCGCTGCCCACGGTGAACGGTCTGTCGTCGCTGAGCTCGCTCGCGGGCCACGGCACCGAGCGTGCGGACGTGCCGGCCACCGGCCTGCCCGTCGCGGCCCCGGCCCTGCCGGTCGCCCTGCCGACCGCGCTGCCGACGGCTCTGCCGGCGGTCCCGGCGGTCCCGGCTCTGCCGGCGGTCCCGGCTCTGCCGGTGAACGCCAAGCTGCCGGTGCTGGACAGCACCCCGCAGGTGCCGGCGATGTCGGGGCTGGACTCCACCGGCTTCCTCGCGAAGCTGATGGGCCTGGTCAAGCGCAAGTAG
- a CDS encoding AI-2E family transporter: protein MTHARREEPFLPEHEDVTGLIPRGLRISAALAWRLIVVAAALYVVGWVIGRLSVVVIPLGIALLLSALLAPAVQKLVAVRFPRGLATAIVLIAGLAVLGGLLTFVVTQFSSGLPQLQRQLNESLNQIKEWLINGPAHLRQEQIQQFINQVFGFLQNNQSWLTDTALTTASTVGEIVTGFLLTLFITIFFLSGGEGIWTFLVRVAPGRVRNRVDVAGRRGFASLVSYVRATAAVAVVDAVGIGVGLWIVGVPLVIPLATLVFLGAFIPIIGAVLTGGVAVLIALVTNGFIGAVIVLAIVIGVMQLESHVLQPLLLGRAVKLHPLSVVLAITVGLVVGGIAGALMAVPILAVLNAGVRSLLHEENPDPAEVNVLKDQAAQPNDAEPGSSGATVATRGEDDDK from the coding sequence GTGACCCACGCGCGACGCGAAGAACCGTTCCTGCCGGAGCACGAGGACGTCACCGGGCTGATCCCCCGGGGCCTGCGCATCAGCGCGGCCCTGGCGTGGCGGTTGATCGTGGTGGCCGCGGCGCTGTACGTCGTGGGGTGGGTGATCGGCCGCCTGTCCGTCGTCGTGATCCCGCTGGGCATCGCCCTGCTCCTCTCGGCGCTGCTCGCGCCGGCCGTGCAGAAGCTGGTGGCCGTCCGGTTCCCGCGCGGGCTGGCGACGGCGATCGTGCTGATCGCCGGGCTCGCCGTGCTGGGCGGGCTGCTGACGTTCGTCGTCACGCAGTTCTCCAGCGGCCTGCCCCAGCTGCAGCGGCAGCTCAACGAGAGCCTCAACCAGATCAAGGAATGGCTGATCAACGGCCCGGCGCACCTGCGCCAGGAGCAGATCCAGCAGTTCATCAACCAGGTCTTCGGGTTCCTGCAGAACAACCAGAGCTGGCTCACCGACACGGCGCTGACCACGGCGAGCACGGTCGGCGAGATCGTCACCGGCTTCCTGCTCACGCTCTTCATCACGATCTTCTTCCTCAGCGGCGGCGAGGGCATCTGGACGTTCCTCGTGCGCGTCGCGCCCGGCCGGGTCCGCAACCGGGTGGACGTCGCCGGGCGGCGCGGGTTCGCGTCGCTGGTCAGCTACGTGCGGGCGACGGCGGCGGTGGCGGTCGTCGACGCCGTCGGCATCGGCGTCGGGCTGTGGATCGTCGGCGTGCCGCTGGTGATCCCGCTGGCCACGCTGGTGTTCCTCGGCGCGTTCATCCCGATCATCGGTGCGGTCCTCACCGGCGGTGTCGCGGTGCTGATCGCCCTGGTCACCAACGGCTTCATCGGCGCGGTGATCGTGCTGGCCATCGTGATCGGCGTGATGCAGCTGGAAAGCCACGTGCTGCAGCCGCTGCTGCTCGGGCGCGCGGTGAAGCTGCACCCCCTTTCCGTCGTCCTCGCCATCACCGTCGGCCTCGTCGTGGGCGGGATCGCGGGCGCGCTGATGGCGGTGCCGATCCTGGCCGTGCTCAACGCGGGCGTCCGGTCCCTGCTGCACGAGGAGAACCCGGACCCGGCCGAGGTGAACGTCCTCAAGGACCAGGCCGCGCAGCCGAACGACGCCGAGCCCGGCTCCTCGGGGGCCACGGTGGCGACCCGCGGCGAAGACGACGACAAGTGA
- a CDS encoding DUF5931 domain-containing protein, with amino-acid sequence MTVRRSPDPVTPMWRGVLAFRFLTWAFACGTVIVQSGQYQREWLAWTILGVMAVWSVVSSFFYLRERTRPPALVVFDLVLSTGLLLSSPWVLSDAQFALNVPLITTVWAAVPPVAAGARFGAVGGVLAGLVVGVATALAREKFDLDVARDGVLLAAAGLLVGMASTMARRSAARLEQALRKEAATAERERLARSIHDSVLQVLARVRKRGNEVGGEAAELARLAGEQEVALRSLVTTEPARPNDSGKMSLRAALQLLATPSVQVSAPADDVELPAHVTGELVAVTREALANVEKHAGPDAQAWVLLEDLGDEVVVSIRDDGPGIPDGVLEQAAAEGHLGVVESIRGRVRDLGGRATLDTGPGRGTEWEVRVPSTRGAR; translated from the coding sequence GTGACCGTCCGGCGGTCGCCCGACCCGGTCACGCCCATGTGGCGGGGCGTGCTCGCCTTCCGCTTCCTCACCTGGGCGTTCGCCTGCGGCACGGTGATCGTCCAAAGCGGTCAGTACCAGCGCGAGTGGCTGGCGTGGACGATCCTCGGCGTGATGGCCGTGTGGTCGGTCGTCAGCAGCTTCTTCTACCTGCGCGAGCGGACGCGGCCGCCGGCACTGGTGGTGTTCGACCTCGTGCTGTCCACCGGGCTGCTGCTGAGCTCGCCGTGGGTGCTCAGCGACGCGCAGTTCGCGCTCAACGTCCCGCTCATCACCACGGTGTGGGCGGCCGTGCCGCCGGTCGCCGCGGGCGCGCGGTTCGGCGCGGTCGGCGGGGTGCTCGCCGGGCTGGTCGTCGGCGTGGCGACCGCGCTGGCGCGGGAGAAGTTCGACCTCGACGTCGCCCGTGACGGCGTCCTGCTCGCCGCCGCCGGCCTGCTCGTCGGCATGGCCTCGACGATGGCCCGCCGGTCGGCGGCGCGGCTGGAGCAGGCGCTGCGGAAGGAAGCCGCGACGGCCGAGCGGGAGCGGCTGGCGCGGTCGATCCACGACAGCGTGCTGCAGGTGCTCGCGCGGGTCCGCAAGCGCGGCAACGAGGTCGGCGGTGAGGCGGCGGAGCTGGCCCGGCTGGCCGGCGAGCAGGAAGTCGCCCTGCGGTCGCTGGTGACCACTGAGCCGGCGAGGCCGAACGACAGCGGCAAGATGAGCCTGCGCGCCGCGTTGCAGCTGCTCGCGACCCCGTCGGTGCAGGTCTCGGCCCCGGCGGACGACGTCGAGCTGCCGGCGCACGTCACCGGCGAGCTGGTCGCCGTGACCCGCGAAGCGCTGGCGAACGTCGAGAAGCACGCGGGCCCGGACGCCCAGGCGTGGGTGCTGCTGGAGGACCTCGGCGACGAGGTCGTGGTGAGCATCCGCGACGACGGACCGGGCATACCGGACGGCGTTCTCGAGCAAGCCGCCGCGGAAGGGCACCTCGGCGTGGTGGAATCCATCCGGGGGCGGGTCCGCGACCTCGGCGGGAGGGCGACCCTCGACACCGGGCCCGGCCGGGGCACGGAGTGGGAGGTCAGGGTGCCGAGCACGAGGGGTGCGAGATGA